AGGTGAAATCCCAGCTGAATTTGGTGAGCTCGTTAGTCTTGAGTACTTGGATCTGGCTGTTGGGAACATTGGTGGGCACATTCCAGCTGAACTGGGGAACTTAAAGAAGCTTACGACGATTTTCCTGTACCGGAACGAATTAAAAGGCGATATTCCGATCGAAATTGGTAGCATTACTTCATTAGAACTGTTAGATCTTTCTGAGAATTACCTGTCAGGAAAAATTCCAGCTGAATTGTctttgttgaagaatttacagcTCTTGAATCTGATGTCTAATCGGTTAACCGGCCAGGTTCCGAATGGACTTGGTGACTTGACTGAGTTACAGGTACTCGAGCTGTGGAATAACTCTTTGACAGGTCCTTTACCAATGAATCTTGGTCAGAAGTCTCCGTTGCAGTGGTTAGATGTTTCGACAAATTCATTATCTGCTGAATTACCAAGCGGTTTATGTGATCGAGGTAATCTTACTAAACTCATTCTCTTCAATAATGGTTTTACGGGTTCAATTCCAATCGGTTTATCAAAGTGTTCTTCATTAGTTCGAGTTCGGATTCACAACAATTTTTTGTCTGGAACAATTCCAATTGGGTTTGGTAGACTTCCAAAGCTTCAAAGGTTGGAATTGGCTAACAATAGTCTTACTGGTAAAATACCAGATGAGATTGGTTTATCGACTTCTGTTTCATTCATCGATGTATCTCGAAACCATCTTCAGTCATTACTTCCTTCTAGTATTCTTTCAATACCAAATCTTCAGACTTTCATGGCTGCATATAACAACTTGGAAGGTGAAATACCAGACATGTTTCAGGATTGCCCTTCACTTTCCATTCTTGATCTGTCCAGTAATTTTTTCCATGGAAACATCCCATCAAGTATTGCTTCCTGTGGAAAGTTGATTAATCTGAATCTTCGCAACAATCAGCTCACCAAAGAAATTCCTAGATCGTTGGCAGTCATGTCCTCGTTAGCAATGCTTGATCTATCCAACAATTCACTTGTCGGTGTATTACCACAGAATTTAGGAAGCTCACCAGCCTTGGAAATGCTTAATATTTCGTATAACAAGCTAGAGGGTCCACTGCCTACGAATGGTATACTAAAAAATATTAACGTAAATGATGTTACTGGCAATGCTGGTCTCTGCGGGAGTGTTCTTCCACCATGTTCTCATAGTTACAACATGAATTCATTGAGCAAGCAAAGGAAGAATCGGTTGAAACACATAATGATCGGATGGTTTGTCGGTATTTCTTCAGTTATAGCTCTAGGAATAGCAATTTTTGTAGGTCGGTGGGCGTATATTAGATGGAAATCGAATGTCAGTTGTTTTGAAGATCAATTCAGTGAGAAAAATGGAGACTGGCCATGGAGGTTCTTAGCATTTCAGAGACTTAACTTCACTAGTGCTGATTTACTCGCGTGTATTAAGGAAACAAATGTTATTGGTATGGGTGGAACCGGGAAAGTTTACAAGGCTGAAATGCCAAGGTTTCAGACAACGGTGGCCGTTAAAAAGCTCTGGAAATCACCACACTCTGATATTGAAACTGGAAGTAGTCCTGAGAATGACGATCTAATGGGAGAAGTGAGTCTTCTAGGAAGGCTTCGACATAGAAATATTGTCCGTTTGCTAGGGTACCTTCATAACGATTCAGAGGTAATGATCGTTTACGAGTACATGCAAAATGGAAGTCTGGGCGAAGCTTTACACGGGAAACAAGCTGGAAAACTGTTGGTTGATTGGGTTTCAAGGTACAACATAGCCGTCGGAGTTGCTCACGGATTGACATATCTTCACCACGACTGCCATCCTCCAGTAATTCACAGAGATATCAAGTCAAACAATATCTTGCTTGATGAGAATCTCGATGCTAGGATTGCTGATTTTGGAATTGCAAAAATGATGATCAAGAAGAATGAAACGGTATCCATGGTTGCAGGTTCTTACGGATATATTGCACCAGGTGAGTTGGCTTACTCATGAACACTTATTTTGACTGCTATATCAAAATGTTTACACTTCACACTAAATAGACCGGTGATTCTTTTATTTGCATTCCTTCTTTGCAGAATATGGATACACCTTGAAGGTCGACGAGAAGAGCGATATCTACAGTTTCGGGGTAGTGTTAATGGAGCTTCTAACAGGAAGATGGCCAGTAGATCCTGAATTCGGAGACTCGGTGAACATTGTAGAATGGGTTCGAGAAAAGATCCGCAATAACAGAACTTTAGATGAAGCTTTGGATCCAAATGTAGGTGGAAGTTGTAAACATGTTGAAGAAGAAATGCTTCTTGTTCTTCGGATTGCACTTTTATGTACAGCCAAACTACCCAAAGAAAGGCCCTCCATGAGAGATGTCATAACAATGTTAGAAGAAGCAAAGCCTCGAAGAAAAAGCAGTAGTAATGACAGCAATAATTCCAACAAAGAGAGACCCATTTTTAGTAATTCACCTGTAATTGGTCTTCTGTAAGAAcgaaatgaagaaaaagaaattcgTTCTTCGAGCCTGTTATTTTGTTCAGTAATTCTTTCTGTaaattttgtttgttaagttttgTATCAAAGGAATTAGTTCGGGTGTGCCTTTAATAGACAGATAGATAGATATGAAGAAACTATGATGGTAAACAATGTTCAATAACTTCTCTGTTAAACTGTGAGTGcgatctttgttccaaactttcTAAGTGGCGTGCTTACAGTTCTTATCCAGAAGAGTAATATGATACAAACAAGGTATTCATTTAACAATTTACATTTCCAAAAAAAACATCAATCACCATAACTGTATTTTATGAATTTATAGCAACAATTTCAGGGTCTTTTTCGCAGCACATTTTTACAAGTACTTTAACAAGGTTTGTTTTACTATAGCAACTTTGCAAGGAATATCTGCTAATATAGACTACCTTATCAGGAAGTCGGGAACCAAGATACAAGGATAtgaaatgatgtcagaacgttATGCAATAGTTCCTGTCTTTCAGAAATGTTCACTGATCTATTTGTAACTATACTTGTTACAAAGAAACTGATTGTTATTTCACATTAAGCAAtcataaacaaaaggaaaaaaagtctAAAACCTAAAATCCCCCTAACTAGATTCAAAGTAAGGTCTTAGAAAGGAAGAGTGAGCTTTCAGAAAAGTTCTACAGAAGAAACCATACATCCAAAATTTGAGTAAATCACATGATGGGCATCGGCATTCTAAAGTTATTGTTTCTTCTTTCTAATTTAGCATTTGTTTTTAAGTTTATCAATACTGCAGCAAATAGATTGTAAAAATGAAACAAACGCAAAAAATTCCATTCCATGGCCAAGGAAACAAAGCAAGGTAAGAACAAACTCAAATAGCTAACTAGCAATAAAGCACTCGTATTTACAGTATGCCGAAGCAGATTTTCAGATTAAGCATGCATGTATATATGACCCTAGATGATCAAAAAACCAGAACAACCAAaacatgtactccctccgttcttttttaataggccagtttctataaataaaagtttcaaaaaaataggccagtttcctaattgggaaagtcaaatgttattttattttttgggaccacttttctcttaacttcttttgatgacaagtgtcatgtggaccacttcactttacttcttttgctaacaagtgtcatggggaccatttcacttcacttcttttattgacaagtgtcatgaggaccactttcaatgattagttctcttaatttccttaaatttcgctaaaaacaaaactggcctattaaaaaagaacggagggagtatgactCAGaaccaaaaaaacaacaacactgGATTCCCAAAGCATGGGTTATATCCGCTAAAAAGGCCAGAATATAGGCAGTGACAGACTGATCTTTACTAGTCAAAAAGCTCTGCATCTTGAGTTTCTAaatatctttttctttctttggttTAGGTTTTATTCATCTTACCCGAGTTCTCGTGCAAGTAGACTATATAGGCTTCTTCATTTGTTTCTCAGGATCTTCAAATCTTGGAGCTGGTGTAAACAAATATATGAAGATAAAGAGATTAGTATACACCAATTAAACCTTGGTATAATAGTCAGAACTgataaaaagtaaagaaaaatctccaaaaaaGACAATAAGGTATATGTACCTAGTCCATTCATCTCTGATGTCCTCATGATTCTGAGCCTCTTTGCGGTGTTAAGAAACATCCTACATACAAACAAGAAAGAGCAAACCATATGTTTAGCAACAATAATGAGTTCATGATCAAAGTTATGCAATTTAAAGGTACAGCTTTTGTAACCGTTGATACCGACCCATTTGTTGAACCTCCTGATGAAattcctcctcctccaccaccaccacctattaGACCCAAACTGTTGGTTAATCTTCAATATAGaaatcactaacaagttggttaggat
Above is a genomic segment from Papaver somniferum cultivar HN1 chromosome 10, ASM357369v1, whole genome shotgun sequence containing:
- the LOC113318665 gene encoding MDIS1-interacting receptor like kinase 1-like; the protein is MSMKSKMNKYLFNQWEFVVIFFTCIGITATVSAVDNETSSILLSIKASLVDPTNRLKDWKQLVHYCDWSGISCNSNGVIQKLDLSYMNLSGNVSDDIQKLQSLTDFNISGNGFSSALPKSISTLTLLENFDVSQNNFVGEFPVGLGNAVGLKVVNASNNNFSGLLPKDLATSTSLQILDFRGSFFTGSIPAVYKSLRNLTFLGLSGNNLTGPIPKEIGQLVSLQRIIIGYNEFEGEIPAEFGELVSLEYLDLAVGNIGGHIPAELGNLKKLTTIFLYRNELKGDIPIEIGSITSLELLDLSENYLSGKIPAELSLLKNLQLLNLMSNRLTGQVPNGLGDLTELQVLELWNNSLTGPLPMNLGQKSPLQWLDVSTNSLSAELPSGLCDRGNLTKLILFNNGFTGSIPIGLSKCSSLVRVRIHNNFLSGTIPIGFGRLPKLQRLELANNSLTGKIPDEIGLSTSVSFIDVSRNHLQSLLPSSILSIPNLQTFMAAYNNLEGEIPDMFQDCPSLSILDLSSNFFHGNIPSSIASCGKLINLNLRNNQLTKEIPRSLAVMSSLAMLDLSNNSLVGVLPQNLGSSPALEMLNISYNKLEGPLPTNGILKNINVNDVTGNAGLCGSVLPPCSHSYNMNSLSKQRKNRLKHIMIGWFVGISSVIALGIAIFVGRWAYIRWKSNVSCFEDQFSEKNGDWPWRFLAFQRLNFTSADLLACIKETNVIGMGGTGKVYKAEMPRFQTTVAVKKLWKSPHSDIETGSSPENDDLMGEVSLLGRLRHRNIVRLLGYLHNDSEVMIVYEYMQNGSLGEALHGKQAGKLLVDWVSRYNIAVGVAHGLTYLHHDCHPPVIHRDIKSNNILLDENLDARIADFGIAKMMIKKNETVSMVAGSYGYIAPEYGYTLKVDEKSDIYSFGVVLMELLTGRWPVDPEFGDSVNIVEWVREKIRNNRTLDEALDPNVGGSCKHVEEEMLLVLRIALLCTAKLPKERPSMRDVITMLEEAKPRRKSSSNDSNNSNKERPIFSNSPVIGLL